One part of the Candidatus Effluviviaceae Genus I sp. genome encodes these proteins:
- a CDS encoding HAD hydrolase-like protein, which yields MKGLALVILDLDGTLYSSRATTLGAVERAVADLNARHGLAVPTPTEREILAGVGCTREEFAERVFPELPARYHGDIDELVWRWERELIEAGRGSLFPGADDALEEMRADGLHLAMATNAGRPYMDAVLDHFGVRRFFEECRCAGDGQGDKGRLIGAIVRSLGVEPRAAVMVGDRRSDVEGARRAGTRALGCTWGFGSRDELAGADALADRLADVPGIVRAWR from the coding sequence GTGAAGGGGCTTGCGCTCGTCATCCTGGACCTCGACGGCACGCTCTACTCCTCGCGCGCGACGACGCTCGGGGCCGTCGAGCGGGCCGTCGCGGACCTGAACGCGCGGCACGGCCTCGCTGTCCCGACGCCGACCGAGCGCGAGATCCTCGCGGGCGTCGGCTGCACGCGCGAGGAGTTCGCCGAGCGCGTGTTCCCGGAGCTTCCGGCACGGTACCACGGTGACATCGACGAGCTGGTCTGGCGCTGGGAGCGGGAGCTCATCGAGGCGGGCCGCGGGTCGCTCTTCCCGGGCGCCGACGACGCGCTCGAGGAGATGCGGGCCGACGGCCTGCACCTGGCCATGGCGACGAACGCGGGAAGGCCGTACATGGACGCCGTGCTGGACCACTTCGGCGTCCGGCGGTTCTTCGAGGAGTGCCGCTGCGCCGGCGACGGCCAGGGCGACAAGGGCCGCTTGATCGGCGCGATCGTGCGTTCGCTAGGCGTCGAGCCCCGGGCGGCGGTCATGGTCGGCGACCGCAGGTCCGACGTCGAGGGCGCGAGGAGGGCCGGGACGCGCGCGCTCGGCTGCACGTGGGGGTTCGGCTCGCGCGACGAGCTTGCCGGCGCGGACGCGCTCGCCGACCGGCTCGCGGACGTGCCCGGGATCGTCCGGGCGTGGAGGTAG
- a CDS encoding N-acetylmuramoyl-L-alanine amidase: MRWVHDISSVLPRNREPELRDPRGIDTVVLHCTAMQGWNVWDTARYHTGPNHISPDGCPTIGYAYFVERDGLLYRCLSRETRGWHAGPWNDRAIGVCLAHDGGEEPPPPEQMFAAVDLCAWLARDLGLAAERVLGHRELEGTGWVVEGGVRVQRKECPGRGVDMDGFRRAVALAIERPGGPGVEVA, translated from the coding sequence ATGCGCTGGGTGCACGACATCTCGTCCGTTCTTCCGAGGAACCGCGAGCCCGAGCTCCGCGACCCGCGCGGCATCGACACCGTCGTCCTGCACTGCACCGCGATGCAGGGGTGGAACGTGTGGGACACGGCGCGGTATCATACGGGTCCGAACCACATCTCGCCCGATGGGTGCCCGACCATCGGATACGCCTACTTCGTCGAGCGGGACGGGCTCCTGTACCGCTGCCTTTCGCGCGAGACGCGCGGGTGGCACGCGGGCCCGTGGAACGACCGGGCCATCGGCGTCTGCCTCGCGCACGACGGTGGTGAGGAGCCGCCGCCTCCGGAGCAGATGTTCGCCGCGGTGGACCTGTGCGCGTGGCTCGCGCGGGACCTCGGGCTCGCCGCCGAACGCGTGCTGGGTCACCGCGAGCTCGAGGGCACGGGCTGGGTCGTCGAGGGAGGCGTTCGCGTGCAGCGGAAGGAATGCCCCGGGCGCGGGGTGGACATGGACGGGTTCCGGCGCGCCGTCGCGCTCGCGATCGAGCGCCCGGGCGGGCCGGGGGTGGAGGTCGCATGA
- the dacB gene encoding D-alanyl-D-alanine carboxypeptidase/D-alanyl-D-alanine-endopeptidase, whose translation MSRRSATGARWAVGMCLAVGVGAAAALSGCAAPTAAVPRKAPVTEEQIGVLRPARIPPTAIAPGVRLDEPTAAPAISDSLALAVRSRIDAILRDPVLARAQVSLLVEPLRGGPVLYERSADTPLIPASNMKIVTAALALSVLGPSYAFETDLATDGEQTGSTLAGNLYVRGRGDPSLTTESVWKLVEELEALGIERIMGDVVLDASYFDSLSMASGKASEGDRAYHARVGALAVNFGSIAVRVRPGARVGDPALVSLVPATDFVRVVNRAETGSSRRPSTIDVRRSTSRGRNTVTVTGRVPAGSSGGTWNRNVDDPTGHFGALFMRCLSRAGIVVDGCAIGGVTPGGAAVLATHRSKPLGVILRDVNKQSNNFVAEQLLKAVSARVLGPPGTTAGGASLAAGYLAAAGADSGSFVVADGSGLSRDNRLTGRTILLVLREMLGDYGAAAEFVSSLAVGGLDGTLARRLSDEGLRGAVRGKTGLLNGVTALSGIVHTATRGDLVFSMITNGFEGEQRRAHEVEERVLAALGGL comes from the coding sequence ATGAGTCGCCGTTCCGCGACCGGAGCGCGTTGGGCCGTCGGGATGTGCCTTGCCGTCGGCGTCGGCGCCGCCGCGGCGCTCTCGGGGTGCGCGGCGCCGACGGCCGCCGTGCCCAGGAAGGCACCCGTGACCGAGGAGCAGATCGGGGTCCTTCGCCCGGCGCGCATTCCGCCGACGGCCATCGCGCCGGGCGTTCGGCTGGACGAGCCGACCGCCGCGCCCGCGATCTCCGACTCGCTCGCCCTCGCCGTCCGCTCGCGCATTGATGCGATCCTCCGCGACCCCGTCCTGGCCAGGGCGCAGGTGAGCCTCCTCGTGGAGCCGCTCCGCGGCGGTCCCGTCCTCTACGAGCGAAGCGCGGACACGCCGCTCATCCCCGCGTCGAACATGAAGATCGTGACAGCGGCCCTCGCGCTCTCGGTGCTCGGACCGTCGTACGCGTTCGAGACCGACCTCGCGACGGACGGCGAGCAGACGGGTTCGACGCTCGCGGGAAACCTCTACGTCCGCGGGCGCGGCGACCCGTCGCTCACCACGGAGAGCGTCTGGAAGCTCGTCGAGGAGCTCGAGGCGCTGGGCATCGAGCGCATCATGGGCGACGTCGTGCTCGACGCGTCGTACTTCGACTCGCTGAGCATGGCCTCCGGGAAGGCCTCCGAGGGCGACCGCGCCTATCACGCCCGCGTCGGCGCGCTCGCGGTGAACTTCGGCTCGATCGCCGTGCGCGTGCGGCCTGGGGCGCGCGTGGGCGACCCCGCTCTGGTCTCGCTCGTTCCCGCCACGGACTTCGTGCGCGTCGTGAACCGCGCGGAGACGGGGTCGTCGCGAAGGCCGTCGACGATCGACGTGCGCCGCTCGACGAGCCGCGGGAGGAACACGGTCACGGTGACGGGACGGGTCCCCGCGGGCTCGAGCGGCGGAACGTGGAACCGGAACGTGGACGATCCGACCGGCCACTTCGGCGCGCTGTTCATGCGGTGCCTGTCGAGGGCGGGCATCGTGGTGGACGGCTGCGCGATCGGCGGCGTGACGCCGGGCGGCGCCGCCGTGCTCGCGACGCACCGGTCGAAGCCGCTCGGGGTGATCCTGAGGGACGTCAACAAGCAGAGCAACAACTTCGTCGCCGAGCAGCTTCTCAAGGCCGTCTCCGCGAGGGTCCTCGGGCCGCCCGGCACGACGGCGGGGGGGGCGTCCCTCGCGGCGGGCTACCTCGCGGCCGCGGGCGCCGACAGCGGCTCGTTCGTCGTCGCGGACGGCTCCGGCCTCTCGCGCGACAACCGCCTCACCGGGCGGACGATCCTCCTCGTGCTGCGCGAGATGCTGGGCGACTACGGGGCCGCCGCGGAGTTCGTCTCCTCGCTCGCGGTCGGCGGGCTCGACGGCACGCTCGCGCGTCGGCTGAGCGACGAGGGACTCCGCGGCGCCGTGCGCGGGAAGACCGGGCTCCTGAACGGCGTCACCGCGCTGTCCGGGATCGTCCACACGGCGACGCGGGGCGACCTCGTCTTCTCGATGATCACGAACGGGTTCGAGGGCGAGCAGCGGCGGGCGCACGAGGTCGAGGAGCGCGTCCTCGCCGCGCTCGGCGGTCTCTGA
- a CDS encoding histidine kinase, which produces MPDPDGEPRDRRPRRAAIETRSAGRDFALWIGANTIAGGLIGVSVAVFSGTPGALARFVPMGVLFANAIGFAAGFAARFMLPRYTALPGKLRVPLAVVTLLAGGAFGTVLVVIARPVTVFYEARFLLLLVLVSSVIAVVVGLIVYAYERLRDQIEAGYRALAENRVREERLRELAARSELKALKAQINPHFLFNALNSISALVSVDPDAAQRTLERLAGIFRVTLLASENETVPLARELELVDAYLDVERARFGRRLRVVEDIAGDARDVHVPPLILQPVVENAVRHGISPRVEGGTVRIEARRDGETLVLGVEDDGPGVPDERLESALAGGYGLRNVRDRLATRFGQGPWFSFGRGRGGGIRVELRLPARAGSREDEG; this is translated from the coding sequence ATGCCCGACCCCGACGGCGAGCCACGCGACAGGCGACCGCGGCGTGCGGCGATCGAGACACGCTCCGCGGGGCGGGACTTCGCGCTGTGGATCGGCGCCAACACGATCGCCGGCGGGCTCATCGGGGTCTCGGTCGCCGTCTTCTCCGGCACGCCCGGGGCGCTCGCCAGGTTCGTGCCCATGGGCGTCCTGTTCGCGAACGCCATCGGGTTCGCGGCCGGATTCGCGGCGCGGTTCATGCTGCCGCGGTACACCGCGCTTCCGGGGAAGCTCCGCGTCCCGCTCGCGGTCGTCACGCTCCTCGCCGGCGGCGCGTTCGGCACCGTCCTCGTCGTCATCGCGAGACCCGTCACCGTCTTCTACGAGGCGCGCTTTCTTCTCCTTCTGGTCCTCGTGAGCAGCGTCATCGCGGTCGTCGTCGGGCTCATCGTGTATGCCTACGAGCGCCTGCGCGACCAGATCGAGGCCGGGTACCGGGCGCTCGCGGAGAACCGCGTGCGGGAGGAGCGGCTTCGGGAGCTCGCGGCGCGTTCGGAACTCAAGGCGCTCAAGGCTCAGATCAACCCTCACTTCCTGTTCAACGCGCTCAACTCCATCTCGGCGCTCGTCTCAGTGGACCCGGACGCCGCGCAGCGCACCCTGGAGCGGCTGGCCGGCATCTTCCGGGTGACGCTCCTCGCTTCGGAGAACGAGACCGTGCCGCTCGCGAGGGAGCTTGAGCTCGTGGATGCCTATCTTGACGTGGAGCGGGCGCGGTTCGGGCGGCGGCTTCGCGTCGTCGAGGACATCGCCGGCGACGCTCGCGACGTCCACGTGCCGCCGCTCATCCTCCAGCCGGTCGTGGAGAACGCGGTGCGCCACGGCATCTCACCGCGCGTCGAAGGCGGGACAGTCAGGATCGAGGCGAGGAGGGACGGGGAGACGCTCGTGCTCGGCGTGGAGGACGACGGTCCCGGCGTCCCGGACGAACGGCTCGAGAGCGCGCTCGCGGGCGGCTACGGGCTCCGGAACGTCAGAGACCGGCTGGCGACGCGGTTCGGCCAGGGCCCGTGGTTCAGCTTCGGCCGCGGCCGGGGCGGCGGGATCAGGGTCGAGCTGCGGCTCCCGGCCAGGGCCGGTTCTCGGGAGGACGAGGGATGA
- a CDS encoding response regulator transcription factor: protein MNRALRVLVVDDEELARVRIKGLLAEIPDVECVGEAENGIEAVEKARALAPDVMLLDIQMPGKNGFEVLEALDRPPLVIFATAYDEYAIKAFEVNSLDYLQKPIARDRLREAIERARRVLSSDTEIRAEIERLAALVRSRGAGRLPAQKGRRIVLLDLADIVWFEADDELVHAHTRDAKCLVNATMGELEKRLDPSVFFRVHRSTIVNLKRVVEIVPWFGGKYKVVVDDAAQSELVLSRARVKALRALLPW from the coding sequence ATGAATCGGGCGCTCCGCGTGCTTGTCGTGGACGACGAGGAGCTCGCGCGCGTGAGGATCAAGGGGCTTCTCGCCGAGATCCCCGACGTCGAGTGCGTGGGCGAAGCGGAGAACGGCATCGAGGCGGTCGAGAAGGCCCGCGCGCTCGCGCCGGACGTGATGCTGCTCGACATCCAGATGCCCGGCAAGAACGGCTTCGAGGTTCTCGAGGCTCTCGATCGCCCGCCGCTCGTGATCTTCGCGACCGCGTACGACGAGTACGCCATCAAGGCGTTCGAGGTCAACTCGCTGGACTACCTGCAGAAGCCCATCGCCCGCGACCGGCTGCGTGAAGCGATCGAGCGGGCGCGCCGCGTCCTGTCGAGCGACACCGAGATCCGCGCCGAGATCGAGCGGCTGGCCGCGCTCGTCCGGTCGCGGGGCGCCGGACGGCTTCCGGCGCAGAAGGGACGGCGCATCGTGCTCCTCGACCTCGCCGACATCGTCTGGTTCGAGGCCGACGACGAGCTCGTGCACGCCCACACGAGGGACGCGAAGTGCCTCGTGAACGCGACGATGGGCGAGCTCGAGAAGCGGCTCGATCCTTCGGTCTTCTTCCGCGTGCACCGCTCGACCATCGTCAACCTCAAGCGCGTCGTCGAGATCGTCCCCTGGTTCGGCGGCAAGTACAAGGTCGTCGTTGACGACGCCGCGCAGAGCGAGCTCGTGCTCTCCCGCGCCCGCGTCAAGGCGCTGAGAGCGCTTCTGCCCTGGTAG
- a CDS encoding polymer-forming cytoskeletal protein, which produces MRARERSQEAGAALMCAALLIVIAAAPVAARMAGEWDVVIGRGLAIPAFEIQTVVHGVSVDVDPDVCRDAGTFATKGSLQVALGDTLARDIYQFGGALHIDGVVKGDVISWVQTARVGGEVTQDLNVFAQDVSVTGRVGDDLRAFCQSVALSGTVGSDMLALAGTVDIGPGAVVEGNLRAACGVATMNGTVAGDLVIYTGKAVINGRVLGDAIIASDGGIDFGEKAEIMGNLLYHAPAPITLRPDLVHGNVSFKPTEAEEKHEFKFPKGLGVGFRIFLFIAAVIAGSILIALTRDHADRTATIIRRKPLKSLAIGFIAFICVPIIVIIAIALILTIPLAMVLALAYAIAAYIAKFYVAVCVGRLVLRRGDGQGPPVPMMLLGLAILYLLTAVPYAGTIISFLIVFLGLGALLQRKETRLDKVFEQQAEPNEALPGAFPAPPAPPGA; this is translated from the coding sequence ATGAGAGCGAGAGAACGGTCACAGGAGGCAGGCGCTGCGCTGATGTGCGCGGCGCTGCTCATCGTCATCGCTGCGGCGCCGGTCGCGGCACGCATGGCCGGCGAGTGGGACGTCGTCATCGGAAGAGGACTCGCCATCCCGGCGTTCGAGATCCAGACGGTCGTCCACGGCGTGAGCGTGGACGTGGACCCCGACGTCTGCCGGGACGCCGGCACGTTCGCGACGAAGGGAAGCCTGCAGGTCGCGCTCGGCGACACGCTCGCCAGGGACATCTACCAGTTCGGAGGCGCCCTCCACATTGACGGCGTCGTGAAGGGGGATGTCATCTCGTGGGTGCAGACCGCGCGCGTGGGAGGCGAGGTCACTCAGGACCTGAACGTCTTCGCGCAGGACGTCTCCGTCACGGGGCGGGTCGGCGATGACCTTCGTGCGTTCTGCCAGAGCGTAGCGCTGAGCGGCACCGTCGGGAGCGACATGCTGGCTCTGGCCGGGACCGTGGACATCGGCCCGGGCGCCGTCGTGGAGGGGAACCTGAGGGCCGCGTGCGGCGTCGCCACGATGAACGGGACCGTCGCCGGCGACCTCGTCATCTACACGGGCAAGGCCGTGATCAACGGGAGGGTCCTCGGCGACGCCATCATCGCGAGCGACGGAGGCATCGACTTCGGTGAGAAGGCCGAGATCATGGGGAACCTCCTGTACCACGCCCCTGCGCCGATCACGCTCAGGCCCGACCTCGTGCATGGGAACGTCTCGTTCAAGCCGACGGAGGCCGAGGAGAAGCACGAGTTCAAGTTCCCGAAGGGGCTCGGCGTCGGGTTCCGCATCTTCCTGTTCATCGCCGCGGTGATCGCCGGCAGCATCCTGATCGCGCTCACCAGGGACCACGCCGACCGCACCGCGACGATCATCAGGCGCAAGCCCCTCAAGAGCCTCGCGATCGGGTTCATCGCGTTCATCTGCGTTCCGATCATCGTCATCATCGCCATCGCGCTCATTCTCACGATACCGCTTGCGATGGTGCTCGCGCTCGCCTACGCGATCGCGGCGTACATCGCGAAGTTCTACGTGGCCGTCTGCGTCGGGAGGCTCGTCCTGAGGCGCGGGGACGGACAGGGCCCGCCTGTCCCCATGATGCTGCTGGGTCTTGCGATCCTGTACCTGCTGACGGCGGTGCCCTACGCGGGGACGATCATCTCGTTCCTCATCGTGTTCCTCGGTCTGGGTGCGCTCCTCCAGCGGAAGGAGACGCGGCTCGACAAGGTCTTCGAGCAGCAGGCCGAGCCCAACGAGGCGCTGCCGGGGGCATTCCCGGCGCCGCCGGCGCCGCCGGGAGCGTAA
- a CDS encoding PP2C family protein-serine/threonine phosphatase yields the protein MPHATSGPGEARGPRRLEARTVWLWALANSVAGLGIGTAIRLFAGRDVVSPALVPMSVVFANVVGFTAMLTVRFVLPRYTGFPAVLRIPLAVVSLIAGSVFGSALAILINPLVVFYQMRFALMIVTVNGVLALAVGLVTYTYEQMRRQIEAAAVVRARLEQEMSLAREIQMGLLPKAFPKIPGLDIFGFTVPSRHVGGDCYDVIDLGHGRLAITIGDVSGKGTPAAILMANVQASVRALAETGMPESLLIERVNRIVCSSTDDGVFITFFYCVLDANSGELSYVNAGHNPPFTLRSDGTRVELTKGGLVLGFTPNARYEEGRATVGPGGGLVLFTDGITEAANAEGEMFGDERFRDVVVRHRGRPAREIEERVYSSVTRFADGAPQTDDLTMVVVKMAGATVATDAGNGSDSPREATGGPSAARGAPERGSLRGPAEAKPAG from the coding sequence ATGCCTCATGCGACAAGCGGGCCGGGCGAGGCGAGGGGGCCGCGCAGGCTCGAGGCGAGGACGGTCTGGCTCTGGGCGCTCGCCAACAGCGTCGCCGGGCTCGGCATCGGAACGGCGATCCGCCTCTTCGCCGGCCGGGACGTCGTCTCGCCCGCGCTCGTTCCGATGAGCGTCGTCTTCGCGAACGTCGTCGGCTTCACGGCGATGCTGACGGTCCGGTTCGTCCTGCCTCGCTACACCGGGTTCCCCGCCGTGCTGCGCATCCCGCTCGCGGTCGTGTCGCTGATCGCGGGGAGCGTCTTCGGGAGCGCGCTGGCCATCCTGATCAACCCGCTCGTCGTGTTCTACCAGATGCGCTTCGCGCTCATGATCGTGACGGTCAACGGCGTGCTCGCGCTCGCCGTGGGGCTTGTGACCTACACCTACGAGCAGATGCGTCGGCAGATCGAGGCAGCCGCGGTCGTGCGGGCGCGGCTTGAGCAGGAGATGAGCCTCGCGCGGGAGATCCAGATGGGCCTTCTGCCCAAGGCGTTTCCGAAGATCCCGGGGCTGGACATCTTCGGGTTCACGGTTCCCTCACGACACGTCGGCGGCGACTGCTACGACGTCATCGATCTCGGCCACGGGAGGCTCGCGATCACGATCGGGGACGTGTCCGGCAAGGGCACGCCGGCGGCGATCCTCATGGCGAACGTCCAGGCCTCGGTGCGCGCGCTCGCCGAGACGGGCATGCCGGAGAGCCTGCTCATCGAGCGCGTCAACCGCATCGTCTGCTCGAGCACGGACGATGGCGTGTTCATCACGTTCTTCTACTGCGTGCTGGACGCAAACTCCGGTGAGCTGTCGTATGTCAACGCCGGGCACAACCCGCCGTTCACTCTGCGAAGCGACGGGACGAGGGTCGAGCTCACGAAGGGTGGTCTCGTCCTCGGGTTCACGCCGAACGCCCGCTACGAGGAGGGCCGTGCGACGGTCGGCCCGGGCGGCGGGCTCGTCCTGTTCACAGACGGTATCACCGAAGCGGCGAACGCCGAGGGCGAGATGTTCGGCGACGAGCGGTTCCGCGACGTGGTCGTGCGGCACCGCGGGCGCCCGGCGCGGGAGATCGAGGAGCGGGTCTACTCGAGCGTGACGCGCTTCGCCGACGGTGCTCCGCAGACGGACGACCTCACGATGGTCGTTGTGAAGATGGCCGGCGCCACGGTGGCGACCGACGCCGGAAACGGTTCGGACTCCCCCCGAGAGGCCACAGGCGGGCCCTCTGCCGCGCGAGGCGCGCCCGAAAGGGGCAGCCTCAGAGGGCCCGCCGAGGCCAAACCGGCGGGCTGA
- a CDS encoding class I SAM-dependent rRNA methyltransferase, whose product MTNTIQESPGAGPRPPRVRLKGREDKRLRGGHLWVFSNEIRDVEAHVEPGDVVHVVDGFGRLVGTGYINPHSLIAVRLVSRSSVEITEDFLTRRIANAHAHRERALPDGTRACRVVYGEADLLPGLVVDRYGDCVAVQSLTAGIERRLDLVLAAVQRVLEPKTIVLRNDSPMREYEGLDVEKRVAVGELAGPVEIEQDGHVFLVDVLGGQKTGFYLDQRENRRETSALGKDRDVLDCCCYTGAWSVYAAAAGATSVTLVDSSGPALELARSNWERNGLATPNELVDADAFKTLAELGRAGRRFGLVILDPPSLARGRKHVREALKAHRTLNRLAIAVTRPGGHLVTSKCSHLIESEAFMNSLVGAAREAGRHARVIAVRGQSLDHPVILGLPETGYLQCVVLEVI is encoded by the coding sequence ATGACAAACACAATTCAGGAATCACCTGGCGCGGGACCCAGGCCGCCGCGGGTCAGGCTCAAGGGACGGGAGGACAAGAGGCTCCGCGGGGGTCACCTGTGGGTCTTCAGCAACGAGATCAGGGACGTTGAGGCCCACGTCGAGCCCGGCGACGTGGTCCACGTCGTTGACGGCTTCGGCAGGCTCGTGGGGACCGGGTACATCAACCCGCACTCGCTCATCGCCGTCAGGCTCGTCTCCCGATCCAGCGTCGAGATCACCGAGGACTTCCTCACCAGGCGCATCGCCAACGCGCACGCGCACCGCGAGCGCGCGCTGCCGGACGGGACGCGCGCGTGCCGCGTCGTCTACGGCGAGGCCGATCTTCTGCCGGGGCTCGTGGTCGATCGCTACGGGGACTGCGTGGCCGTTCAGTCGCTCACCGCGGGGATCGAGCGGCGGCTCGACCTCGTCCTCGCGGCCGTTCAGCGCGTCCTCGAGCCGAAGACCATCGTCCTTCGGAACGACTCCCCGATGAGGGAGTACGAAGGCCTCGACGTCGAGAAGCGCGTCGCCGTGGGCGAGCTCGCGGGGCCCGTCGAGATCGAACAGGACGGGCACGTCTTCCTCGTGGACGTTCTCGGGGGGCAGAAGACGGGGTTCTACCTCGACCAGCGCGAGAACCGTCGTGAGACCTCGGCGCTCGGGAAGGACCGAGACGTCCTCGACTGCTGCTGCTACACCGGCGCCTGGTCGGTGTACGCCGCCGCGGCGGGCGCGACGAGCGTCACGCTGGTCGACTCGTCCGGCCCGGCGCTGGAGCTCGCGCGATCGAACTGGGAGCGGAACGGGCTGGCGACGCCCAACGAGCTCGTGGACGCGGACGCGTTCAAGACGCTCGCCGAACTCGGCCGCGCGGGCAGACGGTTCGGGCTCGTGATCCTCGATCCGCCTTCGCTGGCGCGGGGCCGGAAGCACGTGCGGGAGGCACTGAAGGCCCACCGCACGCTGAACCGGCTCGCGATCGCTGTGACGCGCCCGGGGGGACACCTCGTGACGAGCAAGTGCTCGCACCTCATCGAGAGCGAGGCGTTCATGAACTCGCTCGTCGGCGCCGCGCGCGAGGCGGGCCGGCACGCGCGGGTCATCGCGGTGCGCGGTCAGAGCCTCGATCATCCCGTGATCCTCGGCCTTCCGGAGACCGGCTACCTGCAGTGCGTGGTCCTGGAGGTCATCTGA
- a CDS encoding radical SAM protein, with translation MDERCRAAAAAARRCSLCPRACGVNRLAGERGWCGQGHDPVVYRHMAHHGEEPPISGDGGSGVVFFGGCTMACRYCQNHRWSQDGEGRERTAPELASMLLSLERGGCHNVNLVTGTQFIPATLEALRLAGASGFGLPVVWNTSSYESAEGLSLLDGVVDVYLADLRYADPEAALRGSGVADYVEASRAALRVMKDQVGDLTTDERGIAVRGLIVRHLVLPNDMAGTREAMRFVASELGRGTFVSLMSQYYPAHRAAEVPELERPITAGEWEDAQEAMADAGLTNGWVQELPAGLSPIAGTQIVRDPEDPAP, from the coding sequence CTGGACGAGCGGTGCCGCGCGGCCGCCGCGGCGGCGCGCCGGTGCTCGCTGTGTCCGCGCGCGTGCGGCGTGAACCGGCTGGCCGGGGAACGCGGCTGGTGCGGGCAGGGCCACGACCCGGTCGTGTACCGGCACATGGCGCATCACGGCGAGGAGCCTCCCATCTCGGGGGACGGCGGGTCGGGCGTCGTCTTCTTCGGCGGCTGCACGATGGCCTGCCGCTACTGCCAGAACCACCGGTGGAGCCAGGACGGGGAGGGGCGCGAGCGCACGGCGCCCGAGCTTGCATCCATGCTGCTGTCGCTCGAGCGGGGCGGATGCCACAACGTCAACCTGGTGACCGGCACGCAGTTCATCCCCGCGACGCTCGAGGCCCTGAGGCTCGCGGGAGCGTCGGGGTTCGGGCTCCCCGTGGTGTGGAACACGTCGTCGTATGAGTCCGCCGAGGGCCTGTCGCTTCTCGACGGCGTGGTCGACGTCTATCTGGCGGACCTGCGTTACGCCGACCCGGAGGCGGCGCTGCGCGGTTCCGGGGTCGCGGACTACGTCGAAGCCAGCCGGGCGGCGCTCCGTGTCATGAAGGACCAGGTCGGCGACCTGACGACGGACGAGCGCGGCATCGCCGTTCGCGGGCTCATCGTGCGGCACCTCGTGCTTCCGAACGACATGGCGGGGACGCGGGAGGCGATGCGGTTCGTCGCGAGCGAGCTGGGGCGCGGGACCTTCGTGAGCCTGATGTCCCAGTACTACCCGGCCCACCGCGCGGCCGAGGTCCCGGAACTTGAACGGCCCATCACCGCCGGCGAGTGGGAAGACGCGCAGGAGGCCATGGCGGACGCCGGCCTCACGAACGGGTGGGTGCAGGAGCTCCCGGCCGGCCTCTCACCGATCGCTGGGACGCAGATCGTCCGTGATCCCGAGGACCCGGCGCCCTGA
- a CDS encoding DUF4912 domain-containing protein: MKRSELSRKTVAELRTLAKARGLVGYSGLRKAALVEKLAALPEGSPRGGRRRAARPGRGAAGPAARVRAAAARTGGGSEQVPVPSGPKGEQREPRAGSGLAPRTRRAFTLYSLLDEQRMQASKYYLGGGESPELDEGFEYPRSYGENTISLMVRDPYWLFVYWELAPDLRADLASRLGEDTLAKSRLVLRVYDVTDTDPDHPVSFHDIDVAPGARNWYINVMRVERDYCVDLGLITPDGSFIVIARSNRISLPPVGPSDIIDEEWVTLDALGGLFKQSTRGPSSGSGGWGSGGWGR, from the coding sequence TTGAAGCGAAGCGAACTCAGCAGGAAGACGGTTGCCGAACTGAGGACCCTGGCGAAGGCCAGGGGCCTCGTGGGCTATTCCGGGCTCCGGAAGGCGGCGCTCGTCGAGAAGCTGGCCGCGCTTCCCGAGGGGAGCCCGCGCGGGGGGCGCAGGCGCGCAGCCCGGCCGGGCCGCGGCGCCGCCGGACCGGCGGCGCGCGTGCGCGCCGCGGCCGCTCGAACGGGGGGAGGGTCGGAGCAGGTGCCCGTCCCCTCGGGCCCGAAGGGCGAGCAGCGGGAGCCTCGGGCCGGCTCAGGCCTCGCGCCGCGCACGCGTCGCGCGTTCACGCTGTACAGCCTGCTCGACGAGCAGCGGATGCAGGCGAGCAAGTACTACCTCGGCGGCGGCGAGTCGCCTGAGCTGGACGAGGGGTTCGAGTACCCGAGGAGCTACGGCGAGAACACGATCAGCCTCATGGTCCGCGACCCGTACTGGCTCTTCGTGTACTGGGAGCTGGCTCCGGACCTTCGCGCCGACCTCGCCTCTCGCCTCGGCGAGGACACGCTCGCGAAGAGCCGGCTCGTGCTGCGCGTGTACGACGTCACGGACACCGACCCCGACCACCCCGTGAGCTTCCACGACATCGACGTCGCGCCCGGCGCGCGGAACTGGTACATCAACGTCATGCGCGTGGAGCGCGACTACTGCGTGGACCTCGGGCTCATCACGCCCGACGGGTCCTTCATCGTCATCGCGCGATCGAACAGGATCTCGCTGCCTCCGGTCGGGCCGTCCGACATCATCGACGAGGAGTGGGTGACGCTCGACGCCCTCGGTGGTCTCTTCAAGCAGAGCACCCGCGGGCCGAGCTCCGGGTCCGGCGGGTGGGGCTCAGGGGGGTGGGGGCGCTAG